Genomic DNA from Chthonomonadales bacterium:
CGGAACCTATCCCGCGGACGCGAGGTCGCCTACCTGGAATACGACGCCTACGCGCCGATGGCCGAGAAGATGCTGGCCAGCCTGGAGACGGAGGCCGCCAGGCGCTGGGGCGTGGAGGTGGCGATCGCCCACAAGGTAGGCCGCGTCGAGCTCTGCGAGCCGAGCGTGGTCATCTGCGTCGGCTCACCGCATCGCATCGAGGCGTTTGAGGCCTGCCGGTGGTGCATCGACACGCTCAAGGAGACGGTGCCCATCTGGAAGAAGGAGGTGACGCCTGACGGCACCTTCTGGATCGAGGGTGACTTGGCGGTCCCTTCGGCGCCCTGATCCGATCCTCCGCGTGGTGTTGGTGCTCGCCACCGCCGCGCTGCCATCCCTTGGCGGATGCCGCCCGGCCCCGCCGGGAGCGCGAGCCCTTTCGCCCGAGGAGCGTTCCCGCGCGCGCGAGATCCTCGCCGAGCCGAGCGACGAGCGCCCGCTGAAACCGCCGCCGACCGCCGAGGAGGCGGCACGCGAGGAGGTGGAGGCGTCACGCGCCCCCTTCTATCGACGCGTTCGCGCGGAGTACGGCGAGGCGGTCAGGCGCTGCGCCGCGGATCGCGCCGACACGCTCTCTCTCACCCTCGCCCCCGCCACCCCGGAGACCATCACATCGATCTGCCAGAACGTGCTTGCGGTCGACGGCGCGCGATTCGGCTTCCGTCGGGCGGAGTTCTGGGCGCCGAACCCGCCCGGCGAGAGCCGGCCGGCCAGGCTCGTCGCCGAGTGCCTCCAAGGGGAGAGCGGCCTGTGGACGATCATCTGGAAGTGATGCCGGGCTACGGCTCGACGGAGTCGGGGGGCAGGTCGAGAGGCAGAGCCGCGGGCCGCCCGGGTTGCGTCGCGCAGCGGTAGTGGCCTCCGGACGCCGAGGAGTCGAGGAAGCCTTCCATCGCGTCAAGAACGTGGAAGGCCAGGTCGCCGCTGGCGCGGTGCGGTCGGCCGGCCACGATGGCGGCGGCCATGTCCGCCACGCCCACGCCGCGGCAGTTTCCAGCGAAGCCGTAGGCAAGCGGCACCTCGCTCCAGCCCTCCGCCCCCTTGCGCCGCACCCGGGGCGTTCCGCCGAACCCGTTGGGGTCGGGCACCAGCAGAGACCCCTCGGTTCCGTAGATCTCAAGCGGCGGGAGCGTCGAGCTCCACACGTCGAACGAGGTCAGGATGGTGCCGACGGCGCCCGAGGCGAAGTCCATCACCCCGGCGATGTGCGTGGGCGTCTCGACGCGCACGACCTTGCCGTGTTTTGGCTGGCTGGTGACGGTGCGCTCCGGGAAGGTGACGCGGGCCGAGCCGGTGAGGCGCTCCACGGGCCCGAGCATGTTGACGAGGGCGGTGATGTAGTAGGGGCCCATGTCCATCATCGGCCCACCGCCCACCTCATAGTAGAACTCCGGGCTCGGGTGCCAACTCTCGTGCCCGTGGCAGAGCATGAAGGCGGTCGCGCCGATCGGCTCGCCGATCCAGCCATCGTCGATGAGCTTCCGACAGGTCTGGTGACCGCCGCCCAGAAAGGTGTCGGGAGCGCACCCCACGCGCAGCCCACGTGCCTCGGCGGCCTCCAGCAGCCGCCGCCCGTCGGCGCGGTTGGTGGCGAGCGGCTTCTCGGCGTAGACGTGCTTTCCGGCCTCGATGGCGGCGAGCGAGATCGGCGCGTGGGCCTTCGGCACGGTCAGGTTCACGATGATCTCGATCTCGGGGTCAGCCAGAAGGCCCTCGACCGTACAGACTCTGGGGACGCCCCACTCGGCGGCCCGGGCCTGTGCCTTTCCCATGTCGAGATCGGCGCATGCGGCGACGCGGAGGTTCCGGTAGCTCTTGCCCGCCTGGAAGTAGACCGGGCTGATGTTGCCGCAGCCGATGATGCCGACGTTCATGCGTTGCACGGTGGTGCCCTCCCTGGTGGCGCCCCCGGCCCACCCGTCGCGCGCCCGCGCGGCGTGGGACCGGGCAGAACCCTCTTCATGCGTGATTCTACCTGACAGCGGGCGCCGCCGGCGGCGCGATTCGGCGAACGGCAGGGCCCGTTACGTCGTCTTCTGCGTTGGGAGAGGCCCGTGGCGCGTCAGACGCGGCGGACGCGGCCGCGCACGGCTTCCGTGGAGATCCCGGAATGAGGAGGGACCGCAAGGTGAGACGACACGTGGGGTGGGGGACCGCGCTGCTATGCGCGGCCGCGGCGCTGGCCGCGTTCCCGGGATGCGGCAGCGGCGGCGGATCGAGCGCGGGCCTCGCGGGCGTCGTGACCGATGCCGAGGGGCAGGCGGTGGCCGGGGCCCGGGTGACGTCGGGTGGTGCCAGCACCGTCTCGCTCAGCAACGGCTCGTTCACCATGAGCGTCGGCGGCACGGGGTACCGGACCGTGCGAGCGGAGAGCACGATCGGCGGGCGTCGGTGGTCCGGCGAGACGCGTGTTGACCTCGTGAAGGGCGAGCAGAACCGCTCGGTGAACATCGTCGTGTCCGATGAGCGCTACCAGGGCGCCGTCGCCGGCCGCGTGGTCGACCAGTCCGGATTCGGGTTCGACGGCGCGAAGGTCTTCGTGGGCGGTCCGCTCGGGTCGACGCTCGCCATCACGGACCGGAGCGGCAACTATGAGGTGGGCCGCCTGACGCCCGGGTTCACCTACACCGTGACGGCGTCGTTTGCCGGCTATCTGAACGACACACGCACCGTGTCGGTGACCGCCAACCAGACATCCGCGCTCTCGTTCGCCCTAGCGGCCTCGAACCCCCAGGGCGCCATCCCGGCGCCTCGGGACGTCAGCGCGCAGGCGTGGACCATCGCCGCAACGATCACGCGGGCCGACGACCCCGCGCGCGGGCTCTACGAGTGGCTTAAGCACGTGTATCGCCGCAAGCGCGGCCTGCCGGATGGTCCCGTGGCTCGGGTGATCGAGCGCAAGGGCGCTGGCCGTGTCACCCCGGCCGACTCGGTCATCGAGGTCGATCTGTTCTGGGAATACGACAGCTACAACGATCTGTTCGGTTACGCCGTGAAGCGCGGCACCGCCGCCAACCCGTCGCGCGTCGTCGCCGTGCTGCGCGACCCGCTAGCGGCCGCGTTCTTCGATCTAGACTCCGCGCTCTCGCCCTACACCCGTTACCACTACACCGTGCACGGGCTCGACACCATCGACTTCCCGGATAACGGCCTCGTCGGGCCGGGCAGCGCCGACGTTGCCGCCCGGCCTCTCGGCCGTCTCCACGCGGAGGGCCCCATCGGTGGGGCACAGGTGACGCCGCCGCCGCTCCTTCAGTGGTCGGCGGTGAGCGGAGCCGACACGTACCAGGTGTACGTGTTCGACCAGTTCCCGGACCTCCAGAACGCGGACGATCCCAACGGCGTGGCGCCCATCTGGCCGGAGGACATCGACAGGCCCGGCTCCAGCCTGGTGAACGCTCCCACGACAAGCGTTCGCTACGCCGGACCGGCGCTGCGCTCCGGGCGAACCTACTACTGGCTGGTGGTCGCCTCGGACGTCGGCGGCGAAGCCCTCTCGGCCAGCCAGCTCGAGCGCTTCGTCGCCCGATAGCAAACGTATAGCCGGGCAGCGGCCACCCGCTGCCCGGCTTCACTGAAGAACGGCGACGGCGTGCCGTTCATGACCCGAAGGCTAAAACGGCTCAGCCCTCGCCGTCCCTCCGTTGACTAAAATCCATCCTTAGTCACCACCTCCTCTCCCAGTCTAGCCCCATTATCCTTCACAACCGGGCGTAAGTCAAGGGCCGCGTTCGTGGCCGCGCGGGCCAGTCGGCAGGGCGCTCAGGCATCGCGGCGAGTGGCGACCGCGCGCGGACCGCCGGCAGGCAGCACCCACTGCGGAAGCCAGAAGCTGAACGCCACGATCCGGCCCGCGCGCCGGCGCACAGCGAGCTCGCCGCCCATGCGCACGATGCGCGCCGACGCGCCGGCGAGGCGCGGATCGCCCTCGGGGCACGGCGCTCGCGTCGCCGCGTCCGAAGGGTTGAGGACCATGTCAAACGTGACGCAGACGTTGCCGTGCGACGGGTAGGCACGCAGATCTACGGTGCCGCGTCCGACGGAATCGGCAAGGTAGGCGGCCAGCTCCGCCAGGGCGCGGAGCAGCGCGACCCGATCGGCGGCGGCGGCCAGGGGCTCCCAGGCGATCAGCTCGAGGGAGACAGACACGCCGCGCTGCTCGATGCCGGGCCGCGCCGCACGATGGAACTCGTCGAGGAGCGAGTCCACGAAGACGCCCTCGATATGGCACTGGAGCGGTGCGGTGGCGATACGCGCGTCGGTGGGGGCAGACACCTGCTGTCTCATCATCATGGTATGGTCGTCGGG
This window encodes:
- a CDS encoding carboxypeptidase regulatory-like domain-containing protein, which encodes MRRHVGWGTALLCAAAALAAFPGCGSGGGSSAGLAGVVTDAEGQAVAGARVTSGGASTVSLSNGSFTMSVGGTGYRTVRAESTIGGRRWSGETRVDLVKGEQNRSVNIVVSDERYQGAVAGRVVDQSGFGFDGAKVFVGGPLGSTLAITDRSGNYEVGRLTPGFTYTVTASFAGYLNDTRTVSVTANQTSALSFALAASNPQGAIPAPRDVSAQAWTIAATITRADDPARGLYEWLKHVYRRKRGLPDGPVARVIERKGAGRVTPADSVIEVDLFWEYDSYNDLFGYAVKRGTAANPSRVVAVLRDPLAAAFFDLDSALSPYTRYHYTVHGLDTIDFPDNGLVGPGSADVAARPLGRLHAEGPIGGAQVTPPPLLQWSAVSGADTYQVYVFDQFPDLQNADDPNGVAPIWPEDIDRPGSSLVNAPTTSVRYAGPALRSGRTYYWLVVASDVGGEALSASQLERFVAR
- a CDS encoding molybdenum cofactor biosynthesis protein MoaE; this encodes MGHISPDPIDVSALQKRVAGPANGAVLTFVGQTRNLSRGREVAYLEYDAYAPMAEKMLASLETEAARRWGVEVAIAHKVGRVELCEPSVVICVGSPHRIEAFEACRWCIDTLKETVPIWKKEVTPDGTFWIEGDLAVPSAP
- a CDS encoding Gfo/Idh/MocA family oxidoreductase, whose product is MNVGIIGCGNISPVYFQAGKSYRNLRVAACADLDMGKAQARAAEWGVPRVCTVEGLLADPEIEIIVNLTVPKAHAPISLAAIEAGKHVYAEKPLATNRADGRRLLEAAEARGLRVGCAPDTFLGGGHQTCRKLIDDGWIGEPIGATAFMLCHGHESWHPSPEFYYEVGGGPMMDMGPYYITALVNMLGPVERLTGSARVTFPERTVTSQPKHGKVVRVETPTHIAGVMDFASGAVGTILTSFDVWSSTLPPLEIYGTEGSLLVPDPNGFGGTPRVRRKGAEGWSEVPLAYGFAGNCRGVGVADMAAAIVAGRPHRASGDLAFHVLDAMEGFLDSSASGGHYRCATQPGRPAALPLDLPPDSVEP